From Acidothermus cellulolyticus 11B, a single genomic window includes:
- a CDS encoding undecaprenyl-diphosphate phosphatase: MNGVSAVVLGVIEGVTEFLPVSSTAHLTIAEALMGMKTDAPAVTAFTAVIQMGAILAAIVYFRRDIRTVVTAWFRGLVRADERRSPDALLGWYVIAGTIPIGLAGYLGRNVIKHDLRSLWYVVAGLVLWSIAIVYAERTAAQRRDLRDMRLPDAVFIGVIQVLALVPGVSRSGATISAGLRQGFDRVAATRFSFLLAIPALLAAGIFELKDAVGTSGVSMASLVVGTGMAFLTAYASIAWLLRFVAHHSLTNFVWYRVTVAVFVVAALTTGLVHAV, encoded by the coding sequence GTGAACGGCGTCAGCGCAGTGGTCCTTGGCGTGATCGAAGGAGTGACGGAATTCCTTCCGGTGTCCAGCACGGCGCACCTCACGATTGCGGAAGCACTCATGGGCATGAAGACGGACGCACCGGCGGTGACGGCGTTCACCGCGGTCATTCAGATGGGTGCGATTCTCGCGGCTATTGTCTACTTCCGCCGGGATATCCGTACGGTCGTGACCGCGTGGTTCCGTGGACTGGTCCGTGCCGACGAGCGCCGATCCCCCGATGCACTGCTCGGCTGGTACGTCATCGCCGGCACCATTCCCATCGGCTTGGCCGGCTATCTGGGCCGCAATGTCATCAAACACGACCTGCGGTCGCTGTGGTACGTCGTCGCCGGTCTGGTGCTGTGGAGCATCGCTATCGTGTACGCGGAACGTACCGCCGCCCAGCGTCGCGACCTGCGGGACATGCGATTGCCAGACGCCGTATTCATAGGCGTCATTCAAGTGCTTGCCCTGGTTCCGGGCGTCTCCCGCTCCGGCGCGACCATCAGCGCCGGTCTTCGGCAAGGATTCGACCGGGTCGCGGCAACCCGATTTTCCTTTTTGCTGGCGATTCCTGCACTGCTCGCCGCCGGCATTTTCGAGCTCAAAGACGCCGTCGGCACGTCCGGAGTCTCCATGGCAAGTCTCGTCGTGGGAACCGGCATGGCTTTTCTCACGGCGTACGCGTCGATCGCCTGGCTGCTGCGGTTCGTCGCGCATCATTCGCTCACCAATTTCGTGTGGTACCGCGTCACCGTCGCTGTCTTCGTGGTGGCCGCGCTGACGACCGGCCTTGTCCACGCGGTCTGA
- a CDS encoding alpha/beta hydrolase — protein sequence MNLSVISVGFVTGLAVVTATAWLGAVLIACRRRFGFAAATALVAAVLTVVTAADVVNAYYEYRPTIADVFGLARWTTLSSRQVALLTAPPSPSSSLAAREPNAAAAGRPRHAVLPVGQATRRAVAARGAVTSVAVTDGQTSFPVGRVLVYLPPQYFTDPTARFPTVYLLHGSPGEPADWLRSADAFHVGAELAGAGHPLILVFPPVGRSWSDDSECVDGAHEAVETYLIQHVVPTIDARFRTIPSRNDRSIGGLSAGGFCALNLGLRHRDLFSAVLDFSGYTHPTHQGGMAALFGHRPDLAAVVAANSPDRYAADLPALPPTRVFFACGAEEGGIAAAMRAMAATLGARGIPATMQRFPGGHTFAVWRPALAAALDWLTGVEETSTAPAIARPVV from the coding sequence GTGAACCTTTCGGTCATCTCGGTCGGATTTGTCACCGGCCTTGCGGTTGTCACCGCCACGGCCTGGTTGGGAGCGGTACTCATCGCCTGCCGGCGCCGATTCGGTTTCGCAGCCGCGACGGCGCTCGTGGCAGCCGTTCTTACCGTGGTGACGGCGGCGGATGTCGTCAACGCCTATTACGAGTACCGTCCAACGATTGCGGACGTCTTCGGACTCGCCCGGTGGACGACGCTCAGTTCTCGGCAGGTGGCATTGCTCACGGCTCCGCCGAGTCCATCGTCGTCGCTCGCGGCGCGGGAACCGAACGCCGCTGCGGCCGGACGCCCGCGGCATGCCGTCCTGCCGGTGGGACAAGCGACCCGGCGGGCGGTGGCGGCCCGCGGCGCAGTGACGAGCGTGGCGGTGACCGATGGGCAAACCAGCTTTCCGGTTGGCCGGGTGCTCGTCTACCTTCCGCCGCAGTATTTCACCGACCCGACGGCGCGATTTCCCACCGTGTACTTGCTGCACGGCTCGCCCGGCGAGCCGGCCGACTGGCTGCGGTCCGCGGACGCCTTCCACGTCGGAGCAGAGCTGGCCGGTGCCGGTCATCCCCTGATTCTCGTTTTTCCACCGGTAGGCCGCAGCTGGTCGGACGATTCGGAATGCGTCGACGGTGCGCACGAAGCAGTCGAAACCTATCTGATACAGCATGTTGTTCCCACGATCGATGCGCGGTTCCGCACCATTCCGTCGAGAAATGACCGTTCGATCGGTGGGTTGTCGGCCGGCGGGTTCTGTGCGCTCAACCTTGGATTACGGCACCGGGACCTTTTCAGCGCCGTCCTCGACTTCTCCGGGTACACGCATCCCACGCATCAAGGCGGGATGGCCGCCCTCTTCGGTCACCGACCGGATCTCGCGGCCGTCGTCGCCGCGAACAGCCCCGACCGGTATGCCGCCGACCTGCCGGCGTTGCCTCCCACTCGGGTCTTCTTTGCCTGCGGTGCGGAGGAAGGCGGGATTGCCGCGGCGATGCGGGCCATGGCGGCCACCCTCGGCGCGCGGGGAATTCCGGCCACCATGCAGCGGTTCCCGGGAGGCCATACCTTCGCGGTCTGGCGGCCGGCGCTTGCCGCCGCCCTCGACTGGCTCACCGGGGTGGAAGAAACCTCGACAGCCCCGGCGATTGCCAGGCCGGTCGTCTGA
- a CDS encoding HoxN/HupN/NixA family nickel/cobalt transporter: protein MTGLEWSRIAGMAAVIIGLHVIGWFTLLAIVEPQHLSIGAKTFGLGIGVTAYTLGLRHAFDADHISAIDNTTRKLMNDGQRPLSIGFFFSLGHSTVVFALAFLLSIGVRTIVGSVKNENSSLHHYTGLIGTTVSGTFLYVIAILNIVILAGIIKVFREMRRGVYDEAALEEQLNNRGFMNRILGRVMRSITKPWQMYPLGLLFGLGFDTATEVALLVLAGSATASGLPWYAILCLPILFAAGMSLLDTIDGSFMNFAYGWAFSKPVRKIYYNLTITGLSVAVALIIGTAELLSILAEQLQLSGGFWDWVSNLDLNTLGFVIVGLFAAVWAVALIVWKVGRVEERWQTRLDQAAAQRSAVVAD from the coding sequence CTGACTGGATTGGAATGGTCGCGAATCGCCGGCATGGCCGCCGTTATTATCGGGTTGCACGTCATCGGGTGGTTTACGTTACTTGCGATCGTCGAGCCGCAGCACTTGAGCATTGGCGCGAAAACCTTCGGCTTGGGCATCGGCGTGACGGCGTACACCCTGGGACTGCGGCACGCGTTCGACGCCGATCACATCTCGGCCATCGACAACACGACCCGAAAGTTGATGAATGACGGTCAGCGGCCGCTGTCCATTGGATTCTTCTTCTCCCTCGGCCACTCAACGGTGGTTTTCGCGCTGGCCTTCCTGCTGTCGATCGGGGTACGGACGATCGTCGGATCCGTCAAGAACGAGAACTCGTCCCTGCATCACTACACGGGCCTCATCGGCACAACCGTCTCCGGCACATTCCTTTACGTCATCGCGATCCTGAACATTGTCATTCTGGCCGGCATCATCAAGGTTTTCCGCGAGATGCGGCGCGGGGTGTACGACGAGGCGGCATTGGAGGAGCAGCTCAACAATCGCGGGTTCATGAACCGCATCCTCGGACGGGTCATGCGCTCCATCACCAAGCCGTGGCAGATGTACCCTCTGGGACTGCTCTTCGGACTCGGCTTTGACACGGCGACCGAAGTTGCGCTGTTGGTGCTGGCCGGATCCGCGACCGCATCGGGACTCCCCTGGTACGCCATCCTCTGCCTGCCGATTCTCTTCGCCGCAGGGATGAGCCTGCTTGACACCATCGACGGTTCGTTCATGAATTTCGCTTACGGTTGGGCGTTCTCCAAACCGGTGCGCAAGATTTACTACAACCTCACGATCACCGGCCTGTCGGTGGCGGTGGCGCTCATCATCGGAACAGCCGAACTGCTGAGCATTCTTGCGGAGCAGCTGCAACTGTCCGGCGGGTTCTGGGATTGGGTGTCCAACCTCGACCTGAACACCCTCGGCTTCGTCATCGTCGGGTTGTTCGCAGCAGTGTGGGCCGTGGCACTGATCGTGTGGAAGGTCGGACGGGTCGAGGAACGGTGGCAGACCCGCCTCGATCAGGCGGCTGCGCAACGCTCCGCGGTCGTCGCCGATTAG
- a CDS encoding bifunctional FO biosynthesis protein CofGH, whose protein sequence is MTEAAGAGAPHGTPLDRDAAVADPRASRTAIRRALRRARDGVTLNPTEAVSLLYARGDEFQELLACAAQTRDAMLVAAGRPGVITYSRKVFIPLTRLCRDRCHYCTFATTPRRVDAPYLSLDEVVAIARAGAAAGCKEALFTLGDRPETRWRAAREWLAVRGYASTVDYLRACAIAVLEETGLLPHLNPGVLSWAEIARLKPVAPSMGMMLETVSERLWATPGAPHFGSPDKNPATRLRVLEDAGRLTVPFTTGILIGIGETLDERVASIFAIRRIAREYRGIQEVIVQNFRAKPDTPMRDVPDADLTDLAATIAVARLILGPAVHVQAPPNLVDHQFALMLAAGIDDWGGVSPVTIDHVNPERPWPQIEELGRRTAEAGFRLMERLAVYPEYVRAGEPWVDPRLAGHISALADPGTGLADPRARPAGRPWQEPDGGWKESTGRIDLASTIDTEGRRSVHRSDIDAAFGDWTEVGHRLRAQRERHAKTGAPHRLARAVLTALRHAEKNPAELSDADALALMTADGPELEAVCRFADELRRDAVGDAVTYVATRNINFTNVCYTGCRFCAFAQRRNDPDAYTLSLDDVGRRVEEAWAAGATEICMQGGIHPDLPGTAYFELAREVKRRAPHIHLHAFSPMEVVNGAARSGMSIRDWLMAAKEAGVDSLPGTAAEILDDEVRWVLTKGKLPAATWVEVIRTAHEIGLPTTATMMYGHVDTPAHWVAHLKLLGRIQQETGGFTEFVALPFVHTAAPLYLAGLARPGPTMRENRAVHAMARILLHGRVRNIQCSWVKLGVDGCVTMLRGGANDLGGTLMEETISRMAGSTYGSAKTVHELEAIAAAAGRPARQRTTLYGEPPAERIEAARRVRSFAAGPQPLAPLSRS, encoded by the coding sequence ATGACCGAAGCCGCAGGAGCAGGCGCGCCGCACGGAACGCCGCTCGATCGCGACGCTGCCGTTGCGGACCCGCGCGCCAGTCGCACGGCGATCAGACGGGCGCTGCGCCGGGCCCGAGACGGTGTCACCCTCAATCCGACCGAAGCGGTATCGCTGCTGTACGCCCGGGGCGATGAATTCCAGGAACTGCTCGCCTGTGCGGCACAGACCCGCGACGCGATGCTCGTCGCAGCGGGACGTCCGGGCGTCATCACCTACTCCCGGAAAGTGTTCATTCCCCTGACCCGCCTGTGTCGCGATCGCTGCCATTACTGCACCTTCGCGACCACGCCGCGGCGGGTCGACGCGCCGTACCTCAGCCTCGACGAGGTTGTCGCCATCGCGCGAGCCGGCGCGGCGGCGGGGTGCAAGGAGGCGCTGTTCACGCTCGGCGACCGGCCCGAAACCCGGTGGCGCGCAGCCCGCGAATGGCTGGCCGTCCGCGGGTACGCGTCAACGGTCGACTACCTCCGGGCCTGCGCCATCGCCGTCCTGGAGGAGACCGGCCTGCTCCCCCACCTCAATCCCGGCGTGCTGAGCTGGGCGGAAATTGCGCGGCTCAAACCGGTGGCCCCGAGCATGGGCATGATGCTCGAAACCGTCTCCGAGCGCTTGTGGGCCACGCCGGGGGCGCCGCATTTCGGCAGCCCGGACAAGAATCCCGCGACACGGTTGCGGGTGCTCGAGGACGCCGGGCGGCTCACCGTCCCCTTCACCACGGGAATTCTCATCGGAATCGGGGAAACCCTCGACGAACGCGTTGCGTCGATTTTCGCCATCCGCCGCATCGCTCGGGAGTACCGCGGGATTCAAGAGGTCATCGTGCAGAATTTCCGCGCCAAACCGGATACGCCGATGCGCGATGTCCCGGACGCCGACCTCACGGACCTCGCAGCCACCATTGCGGTCGCCCGGCTCATCCTCGGCCCGGCCGTCCACGTGCAAGCCCCGCCGAATCTCGTTGACCACCAGTTCGCCCTCATGCTCGCCGCCGGGATCGACGACTGGGGCGGGGTGTCCCCGGTGACCATCGACCACGTCAATCCGGAACGCCCGTGGCCGCAGATCGAGGAGCTCGGCCGGCGTACCGCGGAGGCAGGATTTCGCCTCATGGAGCGGCTTGCGGTCTATCCGGAGTACGTGCGTGCCGGTGAGCCCTGGGTGGATCCCCGCCTGGCCGGACACATTTCCGCGCTCGCCGACCCCGGGACGGGTCTTGCCGATCCACGGGCGCGGCCGGCCGGGCGTCCCTGGCAGGAGCCCGACGGCGGGTGGAAGGAATCCACCGGGCGGATCGATCTCGCGTCAACGATTGATACAGAAGGACGGCGCAGCGTGCACCGTTCCGACATCGACGCCGCGTTCGGCGATTGGACCGAGGTCGGGCATCGATTGCGCGCCCAACGCGAGCGGCACGCGAAAACCGGCGCGCCGCATCGCCTGGCCCGCGCCGTCCTCACGGCTTTGCGTCACGCCGAGAAGAATCCGGCGGAACTATCCGACGCGGACGCGCTGGCTCTCATGACCGCCGACGGGCCGGAATTGGAGGCGGTCTGCCGCTTCGCGGACGAGCTGCGCCGCGACGCCGTCGGTGACGCCGTCACCTATGTCGCGACCCGAAACATCAATTTCACCAATGTGTGCTACACCGGCTGCCGGTTCTGCGCTTTCGCCCAGCGGCGCAACGATCCCGACGCGTACACACTCTCGCTCGACGACGTCGGCCGCCGCGTCGAGGAGGCATGGGCCGCCGGCGCGACGGAAATCTGCATGCAAGGCGGCATCCACCCCGACCTGCCCGGCACGGCGTACTTCGAGCTCGCACGCGAAGTGAAACGCCGGGCGCCGCATATTCACCTGCATGCGTTCAGCCCGATGGAAGTGGTCAACGGCGCCGCCCGATCGGGGATGTCGATCCGCGACTGGCTGATGGCAGCGAAAGAAGCCGGCGTCGATTCCCTCCCCGGCACCGCGGCGGAAATTCTGGACGACGAGGTCCGCTGGGTGCTCACCAAAGGAAAACTCCCGGCCGCCACGTGGGTCGAGGTGATTCGCACCGCACACGAGATCGGGCTGCCCACGACCGCCACCATGATGTACGGCCATGTCGACACGCCGGCGCACTGGGTCGCGCACCTGAAACTCCTCGGTCGCATTCAACAGGAGACCGGTGGATTCACCGAGTTCGTCGCACTGCCGTTCGTCCATACCGCGGCGCCGCTCTACCTTGCGGGCCTCGCACGGCCAGGTCCGACGATGCGGGAGAATCGCGCGGTGCACGCGATGGCGCGGATTCTCCTCCACGGCCGGGTGCGGAATATCCAGTGCTCATGGGTCAAGCTGGGCGTCGACGGATGCGTGACGATGCTGCGCGGCGGCGCCAACGACCTCGGCGGCACCCTGATGGAAGAAACGATCAGCCGGATGGCGGGGTCAACGTACGGATCAGCCAAGACCGTCCACGAACTCGAGGCGATCGCCGCCGCTGCGGGTCGGCCGGCGCGCCAACGCACCACGCTGTACGGCGAACCGCCGGCGGAGCGGATCGAGGCGGCTCGCCGGGTCCGCTCCTTCGCAGCCGGCCCGCAACCCCTCGCCCCGCTCTCCCGGTCGTAA
- the leuS gene encoding leucine--tRNA ligase has protein sequence MTSEIYDFAAIQARWLPVWTELDPFRASDDPSDPRERRYMLDMFPYPSGDLHMGHAEAFAIGDVVARYWFQRGYNVLHPIGWDAFGLPAENAAIQRNLHPADWTYRNIETQAASFRNYAISFDWSRRLHTCDPEYYKWTQWLFLRLFERGLAYRKASPVNWCPNDQTVLANEQVVGGTCERCGAQVTKKTLTQWYFRITEYAQRLLDDMALLEGRWPERVLTMQRNWIGRSEGAYVDFTIEGRAEPVTVFTTRPDTLYGATFFVIAADSPLAAEICAPEQRAAFEAYVDQVRRLSDIDRLSTERQKTGVFLGRYAVNPVNGERIPVWAADYVLADYGTGAIMAVPAHDQRDLDFALTYGLPVRVVVDTGEGDPAVTGVATEGDGVHINSGLIDGTDKAEGIARITRYLEDIGKGRAGVTYRLRDWLVSRQRFWGAPIPIVHCPGCGEVAVPDQDLPVLLPDLRGADLAPKGISPLAGAADWVQTTCPRCGGSAQRDTDTMDTFVDSSWYYLRYCSPHDPSQPFDVAKVRQWLPVHQYVGGVEHAILHLLYSRFITKVLHDMGLVDFVEPFSALLNQGQVINQGKAMSKSLGNGVDLGEQLATYGVDAVRLTMVFAGPPEEDIDWADMNPGALGKFLARVWRIAGEVTSPVGAPPKDGDPALRRVTHRTIREVTELVESFRFNVAVARVMELANALRKAIDTGPGPADPAVREGAEALAVMLSLFAPYTAEECWARLGHQPTVAKAGWPTPDPELLAQEEVTCVVQVNGKVRERLRVSPSISEEELRAAALAAPAVEKAIDGRPVQRIIVRAPKLVNVVV, from the coding sequence GTGACCAGCGAGATCTACGACTTCGCGGCCATCCAGGCGCGTTGGCTGCCGGTGTGGACGGAGCTCGACCCGTTCCGGGCGTCCGATGACCCCTCGGACCCGAGGGAACGGCGCTACATGCTGGACATGTTTCCGTATCCCAGCGGGGACCTCCACATGGGTCACGCCGAGGCCTTCGCCATCGGCGACGTCGTCGCCCGGTACTGGTTCCAGCGCGGGTACAACGTGCTGCACCCGATCGGCTGGGATGCTTTCGGCCTGCCTGCGGAAAATGCGGCGATTCAACGGAATTTGCATCCCGCCGATTGGACGTACCGCAACATCGAAACGCAGGCCGCCTCCTTCCGGAATTACGCGATTTCCTTTGACTGGTCCCGGCGGCTGCACACCTGCGACCCGGAGTATTACAAGTGGACGCAGTGGCTCTTCCTGCGGCTCTTCGAACGGGGGTTGGCGTATCGCAAGGCGTCACCGGTGAATTGGTGCCCCAACGACCAGACGGTGCTCGCCAACGAACAGGTGGTCGGCGGGACCTGCGAGCGCTGCGGCGCCCAGGTGACGAAGAAGACCCTGACGCAGTGGTACTTCCGCATCACCGAGTATGCGCAGCGGCTGCTCGATGACATGGCGCTGCTGGAAGGCCGGTGGCCCGAGCGGGTGCTGACCATGCAACGCAACTGGATCGGCCGCTCCGAGGGTGCCTACGTTGACTTCACCATCGAAGGGCGCGCCGAGCCTGTCACGGTTTTCACCACCCGACCCGACACGCTGTACGGCGCGACGTTCTTCGTCATCGCCGCGGATTCACCGTTGGCCGCAGAAATTTGTGCTCCGGAGCAGCGTGCCGCATTCGAGGCGTACGTCGACCAGGTGCGGCGCCTCTCCGACATCGACCGCCTCTCCACCGAGCGGCAGAAGACCGGCGTCTTCCTCGGCCGGTACGCGGTCAATCCGGTCAACGGCGAACGGATTCCCGTGTGGGCCGCCGATTACGTGCTGGCTGATTACGGGACCGGCGCCATTATGGCCGTCCCGGCGCATGATCAACGCGACCTCGACTTCGCCCTGACGTACGGGCTGCCGGTCCGGGTCGTCGTCGACACCGGGGAAGGCGACCCGGCGGTCACCGGCGTTGCGACCGAAGGGGACGGCGTCCACATCAATTCCGGCCTCATCGACGGCACGGACAAGGCCGAAGGAATTGCCCGCATTACGCGGTATCTGGAGGACATCGGCAAAGGGCGGGCCGGTGTCACCTACCGGCTGCGGGACTGGCTGGTGTCCCGCCAGCGGTTCTGGGGGGCGCCGATTCCCATCGTCCACTGTCCGGGGTGCGGAGAGGTCGCCGTCCCGGATCAGGACCTGCCCGTTCTGCTTCCCGACCTGCGCGGCGCCGACCTTGCACCGAAAGGAATTTCTCCCCTTGCGGGCGCGGCCGATTGGGTGCAGACGACCTGCCCGCGGTGTGGCGGTTCCGCCCAGCGGGACACCGACACGATGGACACTTTCGTCGATTCGTCCTGGTACTACCTGCGGTACTGCTCGCCGCACGATCCGTCACAACCGTTCGACGTGGCGAAAGTGCGGCAATGGCTGCCGGTGCACCAGTACGTCGGCGGGGTGGAACACGCCATTCTGCATCTGCTCTACAGCCGGTTCATTACGAAAGTGCTCCACGACATGGGTCTGGTTGATTTCGTGGAGCCGTTCTCCGCGCTGCTCAACCAGGGTCAGGTCATCAACCAGGGCAAGGCGATGAGCAAGTCGCTCGGCAATGGCGTGGATCTGGGGGAGCAGCTGGCCACCTACGGTGTGGATGCCGTCCGGCTCACCATGGTCTTCGCCGGACCGCCGGAGGAGGATATCGACTGGGCGGACATGAATCCCGGTGCACTGGGGAAATTCCTCGCCCGGGTGTGGCGGATTGCCGGCGAGGTGACCTCCCCGGTCGGTGCGCCGCCGAAGGACGGTGACCCGGCGCTCCGGCGGGTCACCCACCGGACGATCCGCGAGGTCACCGAGTTGGTGGAGAGTTTCCGGTTCAACGTGGCCGTCGCCCGCGTGATGGAGTTGGCGAACGCCTTGCGCAAGGCGATTGACACCGGCCCTGGCCCGGCGGATCCGGCCGTCCGGGAAGGGGCCGAAGCGCTGGCCGTCATGCTCTCGCTCTTCGCGCCGTACACAGCCGAGGAATGCTGGGCACGGCTCGGGCATCAGCCGACGGTGGCAAAAGCCGGCTGGCCGACGCCGGATCCGGAACTCCTTGCGCAGGAGGAAGTCACCTGCGTCGTGCAGGTCAACGGCAAGGTCCGGGAACGCCTGCGGGTGTCGCCGTCCATCTCCGAAGAGGAGCTTCGTGCCGCTGCATTGGCCGCCCCAGCGGTGGAGAAGGCGATCGACGGGCGTCCGGTGCAACGGATTATTGTCCGCGCACCCAAACTCGTCAACGTCGTAGTGTGA
- a CDS encoding DegV family protein gives MTVAVVTDSTAYFPSDAVVDGIAVIPLTVLADGVAFREPEEMPPSKAVELLRRGVRLTTSRPSPAVFARTYEKLLSGGADGIVSVHLSGRLSGTVEAAHIAARHIGGDIRVVDSESVGMGMGFAVLAGQAAARSGADLDRVHQVVERVLRATRLYCYVDTLEFLRRGGRLGTVPALVGTALAVKPILAVEDGRLVPIERVRTAARGLTRLADIAAEYTDGFPVSVTVHHLDAAFRADRLAADLDARLPHLRELYVAEIGAVVGAHTGPGTVAVAVQRLTDGER, from the coding sequence GTGACCGTTGCGGTCGTCACCGACTCCACCGCGTACTTTCCCAGTGATGCGGTGGTCGATGGCATTGCGGTCATTCCGCTGACGGTTCTTGCCGACGGCGTCGCGTTCCGGGAACCTGAGGAGATGCCGCCGTCGAAGGCGGTGGAGTTGCTGCGCCGCGGTGTTCGACTCACCACATCCCGACCATCCCCCGCCGTTTTCGCCCGAACCTACGAGAAATTGCTGAGCGGAGGGGCGGACGGAATTGTGTCCGTGCACCTGTCGGGGCGCCTCTCCGGTACCGTCGAGGCTGCACACATCGCAGCACGGCATATCGGCGGCGACATCCGGGTCGTCGATTCGGAGTCCGTCGGAATGGGCATGGGATTCGCCGTCCTGGCCGGCCAGGCAGCCGCCCGCTCCGGTGCGGATCTCGACCGGGTGCATCAGGTCGTCGAGCGCGTCCTGCGAGCGACGCGCCTGTATTGTTACGTTGACACGCTGGAATTCCTACGCCGCGGCGGCCGCCTCGGAACCGTCCCGGCGCTTGTCGGTACGGCGCTGGCGGTGAAACCCATTCTGGCCGTCGAGGACGGCCGGCTCGTTCCGATCGAACGCGTTCGTACCGCAGCGCGCGGCCTGACCCGACTCGCCGATATCGCGGCCGAGTACACCGACGGTTTCCCCGTCTCCGTAACGGTCCATCACCTCGACGCCGCTTTTCGCGCGGATCGTTTGGCGGCTGACCTCGACGCCCGATTGCCGCACCTGCGCGAGCTTTACGTCGCGGAGATCGGAGCGGTCGTCGGGGCGCATACCGGGCCCGGAACTGTGGCGGTTGCGGTCCAACGATTGACGGACGGCGAACGCTAG
- a CDS encoding ComEA family DNA-binding protein: MRGILEHLGRWRYADPGRRGLTVLVGLAVLAAGGGAWYVTAVAPSAASHPVTPIVAFPTEPPPLPDASSESVSPVESAAGEAAAGGTASAVASASLVVDVVGRVAHPGLVTLPPGARVFDAVTAAGGVLPGTDTVALNLASRLVDGEQVVVGIPLPTSGIGGVLPARDAGEPPSEASRPTAGQAAEHGLINLNTATQQELETLPGVGPVLAGNIVAWRNRHGRFSSVAQLQEVPGIGPAKYAQLRTRVRV, encoded by the coding sequence ATGCGTGGAATTCTCGAGCACCTCGGCCGGTGGCGTTATGCAGATCCCGGCCGTCGCGGTCTCACTGTTCTCGTCGGACTCGCCGTTCTCGCAGCCGGCGGCGGTGCGTGGTATGTGACCGCGGTCGCACCATCCGCCGCGTCTCATCCGGTGACGCCGATCGTGGCGTTCCCCACCGAACCGCCGCCTCTCCCCGACGCCTCCTCGGAATCAGTCAGCCCAGTGGAGTCTGCTGCCGGCGAAGCGGCGGCCGGTGGTACGGCGTCCGCGGTTGCGTCCGCATCCCTGGTCGTTGATGTCGTCGGCCGAGTTGCTCATCCGGGGTTGGTGACCCTGCCTCCCGGTGCACGAGTTTTCGACGCAGTGACAGCCGCCGGCGGCGTTCTGCCCGGGACCGACACGGTCGCACTGAATTTGGCAAGCCGCCTGGTGGACGGCGAGCAGGTGGTCGTCGGCATTCCGTTGCCGACGTCGGGTATCGGCGGCGTCCTTCCGGCCCGCGATGCCGGCGAACCACCAAGCGAGGCGTCCCGTCCAACCGCCGGTCAGGCCGCCGAGCACGGCCTCATCAACCTCAACACGGCGACACAACAGGAGTTGGAAACATTGCCGGGCGTAGGGCCGGTGCTCGCCGGAAACATTGTCGCCTGGCGGAACCGGCACGGGCGCTTCAGCAGCGTGGCGCAACTGCAAGAGGTGCCCGGAATCGGGCCCGCGAAGTACGCCCAGCTGCGGACCAGGGTTCGCGTGTGA